Proteins from one Gossypium raimondii isolate GPD5lz chromosome 8, ASM2569854v1, whole genome shotgun sequence genomic window:
- the LOC105793024 gene encoding probable protein phosphatase 2C 59, with product MGYLNSVLQSSSQVHAEDGPVCGGGLSQNGKFSYGYASSPGKRSSMEDFYETRIDGVDGELVGLFGVFDGHGGARAAEYVKQNLFSNLIRHPKFISDTKSAIADAYSHTDSEFLKSENNQNRDAGSTASTAILVGDRLLVANVGDSRAVICRGGNAIAVSRDHKPDQTDERQRIEDAGGFVMWAGTWRVGGVLAVSRAFGDRLLKQYVVADPEIQEEKIDSSLEFLILASDGLWDVVSNEEAVAMIKPIQDPEQAAKRLMQEACQRGSADNITCVVVRFMANQGGTSRSVSA from the exons ATGGGCTATCTGAATTCTGTTTTGCAATCTTCAAGTCAGGTTCATGCTGAAGATGGACCAGTTTGTGGGGGAGGCCTTAG TCAGAATGGGAAGTTCAGCTATGGCTATGCAAGCTCTCCAGGGAAAAGGTCTTCAATGGAAGATTTTTATGAGACAAGGATTGATGGGGTTGATGGAGAGTTAGTTGGTCTTTTTGGAGTCTTCGATG GTCATGGAGGTGCCCGGGCTGCTGAATATGTGAAGCAAAACCTTTTTAGTAATTTGATCAGGCATCCAAAGTTCATTTCTGACACCAAATCTGCAATAG CTGATGCATATAGTCATACAGActctgaatttttaaaatcagaAAATAACCAGAATAGGGATGCTGGATCTACTGCTTCTACGGCTATACTCGTTGGTGATCGATTGCTAGTTGCAAATGTTGGGGATTCCCGTGCTGTTATCTGCAGAGGAGGCAATG CTATTGCTGTGTCCCGCGATCATAAGCCAGATCAAACTGATGAGCGTCAACGGATTGAGGATGCAGGAGGATTTGTCATGTGGGCTG GAACTTGGAGAGTAGGAGGCGTCCTTGCTGTTTCTCGTGCATTTGGTGACCGGCTTTTGAAGCAATATGTTGTTGCTGATCCAGAAATTCAG GAGGAGAAGATTGACAGCTCTCTCGAGTTCCTTATTCTTGCAAGTGATGGACTGTGGGATGTTGTTTCAAATGAG GAGGCTGTTGCAATGATAAAACCAATACAGGATCCTGAGCAGGCAGCTAAGCGGCTGATGCAAGAGGCGTGCCAGAGGGGTAGTGCAGATAATATAACTTGTGTTGTCGTGCGATTCATGGCCAATCAAGGGGGTACCTCGCGTAGTGTATCTGCATAA